One Oncorhynchus nerka isolate Pitt River linkage group LG5, Oner_Uvic_2.0, whole genome shotgun sequence genomic window carries:
- the LOC115129200 gene encoding EH domain-containing protein 1-like: protein MFRSRDKKTPEQFQDVSQGLKKLYRTKLFPLEDTYQFHDFHSPSLEDADFDNKPMVLLVGQYSTGKTTFIRHLMEQDFPGMRIGPEPTTDSFIAVMHGDQDGMIPGNALVVDPKKPFRKLNAFGNAFLNRFMCAQMPNPVLESISIIDTPGILSGEKQRISRGYDFAAVLEWFAERVDRIILLFDAHKLDISDEFSEVIRALKNHEDKMRVVLNKADQINTQQLMRVYGALMWSLGKIINTPEVVRVYIGSFWAQPLLIADNRKLFEAEEQDLFQDIQGLPRNAAIRKLNDLIKRARLAKVHAYIIISLKKEMPSVFGKENKKKELIANLGETYLKIEREHQISPGDFPKLKKMQELLAGHDFSKFPTMKPKLLEAVEDMLANDIARLMTLVRQEEAAMPSQAVHGGAFEGTMSGPFGHGYGEGAGEGIDELEWVVARDKPSYDEIFYTLSPINGKVSGAAAKKEMVKSKLPNTVLGKIWKLADVDKDGYLDDEEFALANHLIRVKLEGHELPGKLPEHLVPPSKRHQEIDMGE from the exons CTTTCACTCACCGTCGCTCGAAGATGCCGACTTCGACAACAAACCCATGGTTCTCTTGGTCGGTCAGTACTCGACCGGGAAAACCACCTTTATTCGGCACCTGATGGAGCAGGACTTTCCCGGTATGAGGATAGGGCCCGAGCCGACGACAGACTCATTCATAGCCGTGATGCACGGTGACCAGGACGGGATGATACCTGGAAACGCCTTGGTTGTCGACCCCAAAAAACCCTTCCGCAAACTCAACGCATTTGGTAACGCGTTCCTCAACAG atTTATGTGTGCTCAGATGCCCAACCCAGTCCTGGAGAGCATCAGTATCATCGATACCCCTGGAATCTTgtcaggagagaaacagagaataaGCAGAG GGTATGACTTTGCGGCGGTACTGGAGTGGTTTGCGGAGCGTGTGGACCGCATCATCCTCCTGTTTGACGCCCACAAGCTGGACATCTCAGACGAGTTCTCTGAGGTGATCCGCGCCCTGAAGAACCACGAGGACAAGATGCGCGTGGTGCTGAACAAGGCTGACCAGATCAACACGCAGCAGCTGATGAGGGTCTACGGCGCCCTCATGTGGTCGCTGGGAAAGATCATTAACACCCCTGAG GTGGTCAGGGTGTACATCGGGTCGTTCTGGGCCCAGCCTCTCCTGATCGCTGACAACAGGAAGCTGTttgaggctgaggaacaggactTGTTCCAGGACATCCAGGGGCTGCCCCGGAACGCAGCGATACGGAAACTCAACGACCTCATCAAAAGGGCACGGCTGGCTAAG GTCCATGCCTACATCATCATCTCTCTGAAGAAGGAGATGCCCAGTGTGTTTGGAAAGGAGAACAAGAAGAAGGAACTGATCGCCAACCTGGGAGAGACGTACCTGAAGATAGAGAGGGAACATCAGATCTCCCCTGGAGACTTCCCTAAACTCAAGAAGATGCAG GAGCTCCTGGCTGGCCACGACTTCTCTAAGTTCCCTACCATGAAGCCCAAGCTACTGGAGGCTGTGGAGGACATGTTGGCCAACGACATCGCTCGCCTCATGACCCTGGTCCGTCAGGAGGAAGCCGCCATGCCCAGCCAGGCTGTCCACGGAGGTGCCTTTGAGGGCACCATGTCCGGCCCCTTCGGTCACGGCTACGGAGAGGGTGCCGGGGAAGGCATCGATGAGCTGGAGTGGGTGGTGGCCCGGGACAAACCTTCGTACGATGAGATTTTCTACACGCTGTCGCCGATCAATGGGAAAGTGTCAGGCGCGGCAGCCAAGAAGGAGATGGTGAAGTCCAAGCTGCCCAACACGGTCCTGGGTAAGATCTGGAAGCTGGCCGACGTGGATAAGGATGGTTACCTAGACGACGAAGAGTTTGCGTTGGCCAATCACCTGATCAGAGTGAAGCTGGAGGGACATGAGCTGCCGGGTAAACTTCCGGAACACCTGGTGCCACCTTCTAAACGCCACCAGGAGATTGATATGGGAGAGTGA